ataatgttataaataaactatacatttttcaATTGTTCCCTCAGTGTCTTTCTTTAGAGTTCTTTAGAGTTGTGTGCTTATTTGTTTTAAATAGACCAGAAAAACACTATCCATTGTCAATTGCtatttacgttgaatgtattaaaataggaatcttttttgcctttcgatgcttcacTGGTTattttttgtcacttcagttttagtcAGACTGTTTGTTCGGTCAggcaagaaaaaaaactttttataagTATCTCGAAGGCAGGGGGTCAGCTAGcttgacctatatttattattattattgagaccaTTATGGGTATGGGTACTGGGAGCGTTCAAAAtggattttttattttgctttaccTGATATTTTCCATCAGGACCTAAATTAAGTAATGAAGACTGAAGATATTTTAGCGGAAATGTGGCCAAAACTATTTAAGACCTatcgaaactgaatttaagactttttaagtcTTTTTAAGGCCTTATACTAGGAAAACgctatttaagactttttaaggatccgcggataCCCTgcatataagaaggaggaaatgatggCTTTAGAAACTCATGGTACGTCATGTCCAtatacagaactgttattatttaactatgccaaggtaaatacagttttccattctatggcacctagAGCTGTATTTACTTAAAACACAAATTTCATgatcacactgtaaaaaaaaaaaaaaaaaaaacacaatttgttcagtcaacttaaaataatgttaTCCTGATAAGTTTAGTCCATTTGAAATGTTAAATTGTagtaacttagatatttgagttgatttcacaaaatttggtttgttaaacttaaaagctgggtaagttacccagctgccttcattttaagttaaatcaactcaaatatctaagttgtcacttagtacaacttaacatttcaagttgactaaacttatttaagtttaaaaattttaaggcagccagggtaacaatttattttaagttgactgaacaaatagttttttacagtgcataattttgtaatttttcccAGTATACTGCTGTCAGGACAAGAGTATTTTTCTTAAAGATCTATATTCACCTAATacacataaaaacaaaataaacgaattttcaaaataattatatttatttattgatagtTCTAGAGGGTTTTTTTGTGGAGGCACTTCTACAATACAGCAATTGAAGGTGTCATTCACAGCTGTTAGTGCAACACTAGTGCTTATACCAGTGTATAAACATCTACACAAACATAAGAGACATGTTTACTTTGGTTTCTTCAAACATTTACAGAAATTCACACCACTATTAAGTGCCTGAATCACAGTGCAATCATCAAACTTTTCAAGTCAGTGATAGTCTCGATTTTACCTAAACTCAAGAAATTATTACTCTGATCAGATTACACCGATCCTAAAAAACCTTTGGCTTCATAAatgagaataaaaatatatatttttgactaCTGAGACCAAAACACAGTTTGCAACATTCtttaaccatgagcaatacattaacaatttaataaatgtaaggTAATTAATTTAAACTCTTGATTAAACCTTTAATCAAACCCATGTAACTTAGCCGACTGCAcgctgaaaaaataaatacagacaATTCGCATAAATACAAAACAGAATCTCAGTAATGCTGCATCAACATATGCTCTCGCATAACGGTGTAGTTTTAAACTAATGCTTAATATACAGGCAATGTGACGAACAGAGGAAGCTTAACCAGATTTGTAACCTCCTACAAAGATAATCAACCATttctgtaaacatttcagtcacAAAGCCCTACCAAAGATGATTAATAAAGCAACAAAGTAGTAATGGTTAAACAACTTGCCCTAGTTTTAAACatcaaaaagaaaacaataaaacaatgcaAAGCTACATAAAGTATTAAGACAAACTGATGTCTTGCTGCTCAGTCACTCGTTGTTCAGCGTGAAGTGAAAGTCAACACACTTCTATTAGTATTAAGCTAACAAAGTGGAATATTACAATATTTCCTGAGGTCTCTGCAATAATCTCACAAAATCTGATCAATCACAGTAGTGAGACGGATTTGGTCTGACCGTATCAAAACACAGTGATTTTTTAATCTATTAGATAATGCACTGCACTTCTTCACATTGTGgaacaaaataaataatgctTGCTCGTGTCAACTTGAATATTCAATCACCCGAACAGGGTTTATATTACTATAAAGAATGAAACTGTAAAAGATATTTGGACCACTCTTCCTGAGATTCGCACAGTAACCCTGATTCTTCACAAATGTTTATCTGTTAAAGAGCTGGTTCCAGTCTCTGGTTGCTTCCATTAGATGTCTCTGTCCGTGACCCACCCAAGCTTCTTGGTTTCTGAAAAGCCGCCCGCAAAACCAGCATCTAAACGTCGGCTGCAGCACGATGCTTTCCGACACTGTTGGTACTACGGTGTACTTTCTTCCACACACTCTTTTGAGCCTCAGCTTTAAGCTGAACCTTTCTTTAACGGTTCCGTTTGGCCATTCTCTCCTGCAGTGGGACGCGTGGCAATTGGCGTCGAGATTTTTGTCAGAGTTAAACTCTGAAAGAGCTTTGAGAGTCTTACGAGACAGTACGACCCGTTGTACGGCACCTTTGTGCTTGTGAACCACTTTCATGATGTTTGTGACCTCGGGAATGTCAGTGTCGGGATGGTTGAGAACTATGACTGGTTGGTTGTTGCGTGGGATTTTAACGGATTGCGAGGAGCTGTAGGGAATCAGCCGAAGGGTCGTCGGAGCGTCTCGAGGCGCCGGATCCCAGTAGAGGACGGATGCGCTGACGTCTTCTGAGGCCTGAGTCGATCGCTTCTGGGATTTGCTGATGGGAGAGTCCGCCGAGAACGTTTCTCCCATGCGCTTTCTGTTCAGTGATGCAAGAGCGGCGTTTGACTCATTGGATCCAGAGTCTGTTGCTGGTACAGATGTGAAAGAGTTTGAATCGTCAGGCTGGAGAGAGATGTTGGCAGTGACCGGATGAGATTGCTGGTTTGCACCTGATGAAAACATGAAGCAGAAGAGTGACTTACatgctttaaaggaacactccactttttttggaaataggctcattctccaactccccccgagttaataagttgatttttaccgttttgaaatccattcagccgttctcctgttctggcgatatcacttttagcatagcttagcatagatcattgaatcctatgagaccaatagcatcacgttcaaaaatgaccaacgagtttccatatttgttgtatttaaaacttgactcttctgtagttatatcgtgtactaagaccagtggaaatgtaaagctgcgagtttctaggctgataagattaggaactacacttccattccggcgtaatagtcaaggaagtttgctgccgtaatatggccgaagcaggcggagtattatcagaaatgagttcccagctagtttagcatttgcacatgtgctgcatggtattactgctcctgcttctgccatattacggcagcaaacttccttgacgattacgccggaatggaagtgtagttcctaatcttatcagcctagaaactcgcagctttgcatttccaccggtcttagtacacgataggGGTTTGACTGGTCTCGCAAGAACGtgacgatatcatggcaaaacattttgcaatgtttacattagagctgcatgactaatagttatatatatatataaatatcacgatctctattcaaacaccaatgcgatcttattcatgaatgacaacaATTCAGTggtgtctattacaactgtttcacgcgctCCATTGACACTtacgatgtgaaagttattgaagacattcaaatctgcattcttactgctgtggtttcagaaagcaacataAGTACTgagataaaagcttatagtttggatataaacacttatcgtctacagtagcgatcaaaacgaaagtataacacgTCTGTAGAGCAACGTTTATTCTCTGGCCAGGAGCTGGCGACAACtacacgtttaaaaaaaaaagtatttgtcgttgaattatacattcaagatattccaatagtgaaacaagcCTTTAGTAATTGAGACACTGgctccttaatttttttttttttcagacttaagcaatgaacattatttcagaaccaatagtaaattgtgtcattttgtttagatttctaatcctttttttttcttcagaatcgtgatctccagtttataaaagaacattgtttttcagtttacccagaatcatgcagcattagtttacatttttattactgcatataattcattaaaatataagtttaatttcataaagtacaagttcatatcaaaatgcacctacatttttttgcattttgtgttttttgttgaataaaatactattttcccctatatatttcatcattgaggatttattttaaaaagttaaaaaatctcgtctcgtctcgttctcgtgaacccaaaatctcgtctcgtctcgtgaaataagtgtctcgtcacacccctactttccattgatgcaagatctgttagaataggacaatatttggctgagatccaACTATTGTGAAAATcttaaatctgagggtgcaaaaaaatctaaatattgagaaaatcactttaaaagctgtccaaatgagtttctaagaaatgcatattactaatcaataattaggTTTTACCATATTCACTGTAGAAAATTTACATAATCTCTTCATGGCACACAATccttacctaatatcctaatgatttttggcattaatgaacaatcgatcattttgacccatgcaatgtatttttccctattgctacaaatatacccctgctacttaaaactggttttgtgctccaggttcACATGTTTCAGTCAAGTTAAATAGAACTAGAGAAAACAGTATTCAACTAAACACAATTCCATAGATATTTCCAGTCCCTTAACTGTTACCTACATTTTTACATGACTATGGGAACCACATCTAAAGACAAAACACAACAACTACACTTTGTCCCCAGCGTGCTCTGCTTATTGCTCACCTTCAGCGCATGTGAGATCTTTCAGAGGTTCATCAGAGCAGGTCAGTGTTGATGAGGTCCGGTCCTCTCTCACTTCATCCAGCAAATGAATGACTGTTGTTAAAGGCAGCTCATCCACCGTCTGAAGCAGGTCTGAAGAGCTGCCGCTTTCCCTCACAGTCTCACAGTCATGCTGACCTACCGGGACCAGAGAATCTCTAGGGTCCATGTTGTTTGTGCACTCGTCAGCATTGCCATGGAATAACAGGCCCCCATGTTCACTTTGACACACAGACTCCTTCAGGGGAGATCCAAAGGATGGACTCATGCAATCCAACCCTGAGATGGAGCATGTGTTTGGCTGATGTTGAATGGCGTTGGAATCTAGTGCAAGACTGGCTTCTTCATCAAACGGCGTAGTAAGAAGTTGCGAACTACATCTTTCTTCTAAAGAACCAGCATCTGAGGTCAAATCACTATGACAGCCTGAATCTCCTTGGCATGTGGTAAAGTTTTCTTCGGATTCACTGAGGGCTTTATCTTGGCAGTCTTTCGCTCTGTTTGCATTGGGACTTTGAATATGTGACTTATGGTTGAAGGCGTTGAGATGAATGGGACTGTGTTCCTGACTGTTGCATCCATCGTTTTGTTGGCTTTTTATCCTCTCAACCACTGAGGACAAAAACTCCCTCTGAGCTACGCATCGCTCTTGCTTCTTCCTCCGGGACGAAGACCTTCTGGATGTCACCTGAGAATGGTTTCCTGAGGCGTTAACGCTTGAAATATCATTGGATTCGtcttgctgattggttggtttcaCAGTGTGAGCATCCTTTGAAATGTCTTGCTTGTTTGAAGGAATGACTTTGAGAACTAAATGCTTTTTGCCATCCACCATTTTGAACCCGACCACCTTTGTAGTGCAATCTGGGGGAACAGATATATTGTTCTTCTCCATGAGTCCGCTTAGCTTATCTTTCCCAGCAGGGCGCAGGCCCGGGTGTGGCGTAGCACATCGTTTTGCAACATGTGCTTGTGATGGATGGGGTGTTGTTGGCGCATGAGGAATAAAATCTTGCTTGGTTTTGAAAGACGAAGGCCAGTTTTTATCTCTACACACAGTCCTTTCCAAAAACTGCTGTGTTTCCTCCAAAGTCTTCTCTGGGTTCAGTAAAACACCGTGGTTGTCCAGTAAACCAGGTGTTGAGAAAGGAAGCAATGGGGATGTCCAATTGGGTTCTGGTTTTGGAAGTAAGAACTTGAACTCTTGGGACAAGCTATTGTCTTGCTTAACAGTTGCCCGCTTTCTCCACCAATTTTTACGGCTCCACCTTTGACGGCATGCAGCAGCCATGTGCTTTAAGTGATCGTTTTTATTCTGTGCATTACCATTTGCAATGCTTTCCTGTGAACAAGAGTGACACACAAACTGCTTAATGTCCTGGATTGAGTTTTTGCATTTTGGACAATAGTATTGACCGTTTACAGCATGGTGAGTTTGACAGTGTTTGGTCAGTTGAGGCAGCGTTCGCTGGACGTTGTCATTACAAATCTCACAAACGAACAAACAATCTTTGTGTTGCATTCGGTGCTGTTGAAGCGTAGTGAACACCGGTGTGGAGAATCCGCACACGTCGCACGGAAACATCGGTGGGCTTCCTTTGCCTCCGTGGACGAtcttaaaatgcattgttaattcGCCGGGTCTGAAAGAGATGCCGTCGTTGCACGAGGAGCAGGTGAAGGTGTTCGCCGAATGAAGACTTGGAGACTGCTTCTCAGACTTCTCTGTTACTTCCCATCCATGTGGTGTAACATTCTGCTCCTCTTTCACAGTGTTTTGTTCAGCGGGGAATGAAAAGGAGGTATTCCTGAGACGTAGGCGTTTATGCCAAATGCTCCTCTCTTTATTCCCAACCTGAGCGTCAGGGTTGGCATTGACCCCATTCATATTGGATGTACAGAGCCCTATGAAAGACAAGAAAAACTCAATAATCAATACAAAAAACATACCAT
Above is a genomic segment from Garra rufa chromosome 2, GarRuf1.0, whole genome shotgun sequence containing:
- the znf518a gene encoding uncharacterized protein znf518a, producing MAAACRQRWSRKNWWRKRATVKQDNSLSQEFKFLLPKPEPNWTSPLLPFSTPGLLDNHGVLLNPEKTLEETQQFLERTVCRDKNWPSSFKTKQDFIPHAPTTPHPSQAHVAKRCATPHPGLRPAGKDKLSGLMEKNNISVPPDCTTKVVGFKMVDGKKHLVLKVIPSNKQDISKDAHTVKPTNQQDESNDISSVNASGNHSQVTSRRSSSRRKKQERCVAQREFLSSVVERIKSQQNDGCNSQEHSPIHLNAFNHKSHIQSPNANRAKDCQDKALSESEENFTTCQGDSGCHSDLTSDAGSLEERCSSQLLTTPFDEEASLALDSNAIQHQPNTCSISGLDCMSPSFGSPLKESVCQSEHGGLLFHGNADECTNNMDPRDSLVPVGQHDCETVRESGSSSDLLQTVDELPLTTVIHLLDEVREDRTSSTLTCSDEPLKDLTCAEGANQQSHPVTANISLQPDDSNSFTSVPATDSGSNESNAALASLNRKRMGETFSADSPISKSQKRSTQASEDVSASVLYWDPAPRDAPTTLRLIPYSSSQSVKIPRNNQPVIVLNHPDTDIPEVTNIMKVVHKHKGAVQRVVLSRKTLKALSEFNSDKNLDANCHASHCRREWPNGTVKERFSLKLRLKRVCGRKYTVVPTVSESIVLQPTFRCWFCGRLFRNQEAWVGHGQRHLMEATRDWNQLFNR